Below is a genomic region from Leptolyngbya boryana PCC 6306.
TTGTTAGCCGATCTCGAAGTAAAACTTCAAACTCCAGACCTCGATCGGATTGAATCAGAAGGCATTGATCGATCCGATTGGGTCGTATTCGGCGAGTAACCATTCAACTTGGAGAGTAACTGTCACGTACCCCGCGCTGAAGCGACGGGGCTTGAATAAGCTCAAGCCATAGAGCGAACTTCGAGACTAAACACGCGACTAGCTCAGTCCGAAAGGACAACTGAAGATTCTAGTACGTGGCAGTACAACCGACACTAGGAACGCCTCCCTAATTTCTAGCCGCTCGGAATCTCAGTAGCGAAGGGAAGTACACAATGAGGCTTATCGCCATGCAATCTGTACCAGTTGTCGATAAAAATCAGCGTCCCTTGATGCCAACGACTGCACAACGCGCAGAACGTTGGATCAAATCTGGGAAAGCAACGCCATTTTGGAAGCGCGGTGTGTTCTGTGTTCGACTGAACGTAGAGCCTTCATCCCGATTCACTCAACCGATTGCAGTCGGGATTGATCCGGGTTCAAAGCGCGAAGCGTTCACGGTTAAGTCAGCAACTCGCACCTATCTCAACATGCAAACTCATGCTGTTGACTGGGTGAAAGCGGCTGAGGAAGCTTCGACGAATATGCGACGTGCGAGACGGTTTCGTAAGACTCCATGCCGCAAGCCTCGGTTTAACCGGAAGCGGGGTGGAATTCCACCTTCTACGAAAGCGCGGTGGCAGTGGAAATTACGCATCTGTCATTGGCTGACAAAGCTGTTCCCTGTCATAGCTTTCGTCGTCGAAGACATCAAAGCGAAGACCTTCAAGAATGGTCGCAAGTGGAACATCATGTTTTCCCCGCTTGAAGTGGGTAAGAAGTGGTTCTATTCAGAGTTAGAGCGAATTGCAATTCTTCATACCTTGCAAGGTCACGAAACCGCAGAACTTCGGAGTCAGTTAGGACTCAAGAAATCAAAGCAGAAGTTATCAGACAAGTTTGAAGCGCACTGTGTTGATAGTTGGGTATTAGCGAACTGGTACACCGAAGGACACGATAAGCCTGATAACACTCAGTTAATCGTGATCATTCCGCTCCGGTTTCACCGTAGACAATTGCACCGATTTCAACCAGGTAAAGGTGCAATTCGTTCACCCTATGGTGGAACGATCTCGGAAGGGTTCAAGCGCGGTGGAATTGCTAGGCATCCAAAATACGGCATTGTCTACATTGGCGGCGCGTCTAAAGGTCGGGTAAGTCTGCATTCCCTCGAAACAGGTAAGCGGTTGACTCAGAACGCGAAACCTTCAGATACCAAGTTTTTGTCTTTTAACTCGTGGCGATTCTATGTCCCTGCCGAACAGGTAGGGGGATAAAGCCCCGCGTTGTGTTTTCCTCCCAGACCTGAAGGTGCTGGGTTTCCAACACTATCGGAGATTTCTTATGAGCCACTTTGCAACGATTAGCACTCAACTGAACAACCGAGATGCTCTGATCGAAGGATTGAGAGCATTACTGACTGAAAAAGGAATTGCTGCCGAAGTTGAAGTTCATGACCATCCGACTGCACTGATTAGCGACTACGATCGACGCAATCAAGCCCAAGCCGAAATCATCATTCGTCGCCAACATCTGCACACCCCCCAACGTCAAGCACAGTTGGATGTCGGTTTCCGATGGAATGAGCAGCAGGACTGCTTCGCGCTTGTAGCTGATGCTTGGGACTTTAACCAAAATGCGCTCGGTTTAGCCTTTCTGAGAACGCAACGCCAAAAAGGCACCCTCAGCCCGATCGAGCATTTTCGTGAAGAAGTGCAGTTTCACCATGACGAAGCAGTGATTCAGCATAACTATCCGGCACATCTTTGGACTCGTGAAGATGTCGTACTAGACGATGGCTCGATCGAAACGACGCTGACCCAAGTTGTTCAGATCTCAAGCGAAACCGTTGGCAGTGCTTGGTAATTCATTGGAGGTAGATCAATGACTCAGATCAAAATTGTCCGCAAACGGGGACAAGCTATGAAAGTCGAAGTCATGGGGCATCAAGGAGCAAGCTGTACCCAACTGACAAAGCCGTTAACTCAACTGGGTGAAACCGAAGTGGAACTGAAACCCGAATACCATGAACAACCCGTTCAAGTGAACACTGATATCTCGATTGGAGGCTGGTAATAATGGCATTCGATGTTGCGCAACTGAAGCTGTATTTCAACGCCAAAATGTCTACGATCGCGATCGATACCCGAACTGCGTCGGAACCGGATCTCATTTTGCGATCGCTCGTCACAGAGTATGCCATCCCGAAGAACTTACAGGTGCTTCACTGGGATGCGTCGCTAGGCGTGAGTGGACTTGAAACGCTGACCCCGCAGTACAAAGGCAAACAACTCACCGGAGTGGTTGCTGTCCCAGGCGTGAAAATCGCGACAAATCTCCACATGGTTGAAGCGGTGTTGCGCTACATCGAATCTGCTTGTCAAACTCAAGCTAAAGGTGAATCCGATCAACAATCTCGCCCGACTCTATTTGTGCTACGAGATCTTTACCGCTACATTGCAGCTAGGGACTCAAATCCCGCTTTTGTGAGACTGTCGGTACGTGTGTTTAATTTGCTGAAGCGATCGCAAAACTCCTTGATCATTTTGCACGATGGTTTGCGAACACCGCCAATTTTCCAAGATCTGGTGGTGGATATGCAAAATCCCTTACCCTTAGCGACGGAAGCTGAGGCAATCTTCGAACACAGGCTCAAAGCCCTTCAACGCAGTGCTAAAGCTCAATCTCAATCGTTTGAAGTGAACTTGTCCGAAGACGATCGCAAACGTCTCATTCGCGCATTGCTCGGCATGACTCCCGAAGGCATAGATGACGCGATTCAACTGGTTGCAATCAAGCGTAAACGACTCGAAGCACAGTCGATCGATGACATTCTCGAAATCAAAAAGCAACAGTTTGCAGCACGCGGAATTCAATATGCCAAAGCACCCGATGTTCCAGTGAAAGGAATGCCCGTGCTGCAATCTTGGGCAATCACACAAGCGGCACTTCTAGAACCAGAAGCACAGGAAAGCTGGAATCTACCTTTTCCGCGAGGTGTTTTACTCGTAGGCTACGGTGGAACGGGTAAAACACTCGGAATTAAGTGTCTTGCGAAAGAATGGGGACTGCCGATTCTGATCCTCGATACCAGTAAGCTCGTGCAAAAAGAACTTGGAGCATCAGAAGAAAATCTCAGACAAACGATCGCAGCAGCCGAAGCAATGGCTCCCTCGATTCTGTTCATTGATGAAATGGACAAAATGTTCGATGGTGGAACTGGCAGCGAATCTGATGGCGGGACAACAAAACGGATGTTTGGCTACTTCCTGCAATGGTTTCAAGAACATACCTCAGCGGTCTTCGTAGCAGCAACAGCAAACCGTCCCGGATGTTTCAAACCAGAACTTTTACGGCGATTCTCTGAGGTGTATCACGTTCCATTACCAAATTTAGCGGCTCGTCGTGAAATCTTCCAAGTTCAGATGCAACGCTACAAATTGCTGAGTCCTAATGCTGATCTCGAAAATCCAGCCGTTCAAGCCTTAATCGAACCGCTTGCCCGTCACACCGATCGCTATACCGGAAGCGAAATTCACGACATCGTGTTTGCTTGTGCGGCTCAAGCCTATGCTCAACGCCGACCTGGACAAGTCACGATCGAAGATCTCCACGCGCAAATTGAACGCAAACCACCGCGATCCCTAGGTGATGCTGAAGAACTTGCAGCCCTCGATCGTTGGGCACGAAACGGACAAGCATTATGTGTTGCACCGGAGATCGAGGAGCAAATTGAAAGCGATCGCACTGTCGTTTGGGAAGAAAACTAGGAGGCTGCGATGTGTATTTGTGTGAATTGCCAATTTGTCGATCGCTGCATTGCATATTACCAAGTTGAAACCAGTCATCAAAAACCTCATCAAAATCTATCTCCTGATTTTCAGCCGCGTCAGCCTCAAATCAGAGTTCATCGGCAACCCGCGCAGATGGAATTCGACATTGTGAATTGCGGCAGTTTCCAAGCACAAGAAAATTTGTCAAACGTTTGAGGAAATTTGTCATGACTTCCGATCAGTTTCCAGATCTTTCGAGTGCGATCGCCTCGGTTCATCTGATTTGTGTAGACAGTCGTAGCAATCACAACAAATTCTGGCAAGGCTATGTTTTACTCGATGGGACAGTATTTGCAAAATATGGACGAGTGAATTACAAGGGACAAACCCACTCCTATGTCTGCGGCAATATCGTAGAGGCACAAACGAAATTACAACAAATTGTGCGGGACAAAAAAGCCAAGGGCTACATGGAGGCAGAAGTCGATCGCACTCCCAATCAATCGATCAATTTTGAAGTTCTTGGCAAACGCGCCAAATCGCTCAAAGCGCAAATTCATCACCTCGCAATCGATGCCGCGATTATTCACGAACAGACCTCAATTCGATTCAATCCAGAGAAAGGGCAGTACCAAACTGGATTAGGGGCAGTGACTCATCAAACGGTGGCTCACGCTCAAACCGCCCTTGATCGCGTCTTGTATGCTCAGGAATCACGAAATAGACAGGACTTAGCTCAGGCGGTTGAGGCTTATTTGCGCTTGATCCCATTGCCTGTAGGCATGTCGCTGAACCCTACAGCATTAATCGGAAACATAAATCAGGTTGAAACTCAGCGACACGTTCTAGAAACTCTGAAAACAGGACTCGATCGCATTGCTGAAATTCGCAGACAAATCCAGGTTGAACTCGCTGCCCAAGTTGTTGAGCAAACGGAGCGATCGTTCTGGATGAACTGGGGTGAAACAGAAGTAGCCGGAATAGAAATTGAATTCAGCGACACGCGCTCAGATTGTGTATTGTGGGACTAAACGGAAAAAATTCTAATGATCCATGCCCTTAGATAAGTCTAATATCTTGGACTTTTCCGGTGGATCGGTACTTCCAAAGGCAGTACCAGTCTGGATTTGCGCCCATAATCTAAAATTTGGGGTATGCTGGTTTCACGTCGATTCATGGCTTACCCAATGAACCTGCCTGTCTCTGCTTCTACATTCGCTGAATGGCTGCACTTCCAGCGACATAAGAAGGGTATTCGCCAGAAAGAACTGGCGAAGGCGTTGAACATTAGCCACAAAACAGTGAGCGCGTGGGAGACAGGCTACAGCATTCCAAAACTCAATCCTGAGCAAACTAAAATTCTCTGTGAAATGTTGGAGTGCTCGTTTGAGGAGTTAGCAGAAGCGTTTGCTCAGTCTCAAGCCATTGAGCGTGTTGCTTCTTGAGGTCAGAAAATTGATTTTTGATATTACATTTTGTTACAATGCGCCACTCGATTTTAAAAATGGCATCGAAGTGCAGCTCTCTTACGATCGAATCTGAAGTTGCCCTAGAATTGTAACTTTACAAAAGCAAGGGTTCTTGTGTAATCCATCAACAGTAGTTACACAAGAATAGAATTGCCTTCTAAATTGCTCTATTTATTGATGGACGGGAGCACTTGATTCAGAATGTTCTCTAGCAGCGGGTCTCCAGAAAGCATCAACCGCAGCGAAGGTTGCTCATCATACTTTGCTGGATTAAAGGTAATGAGATGGTGTTGATGCAGATCGCTCAATTTCCATACGTCTTGGCTGACTTGCTCAAACTTAAAGCCTTGGGATTGTAGGAGTTTTGAGGTTGTCAGCAACGTCTTGATTTCGTCGATCGACATCGGAGCCGATGCCATCGGTTGTCGCATGATCAATAAGTCCGCCTGCACATCCATCTCGACCATTTCATCAATTTCGGGACGCAACGGCGGCGATTCTAAAACTGTTTCAAACTCAGACAACAGCACGTCTTCTTCTTCAGGATCAGCGCTGTTCAACGCTCGCTCGATAAAAGTCGGGACTTTCGCCAGAATCGGCTGAAGTTTTCCTACGACCGTTGAGAACGCATCAATGCGATCGCGCAATTTACGATACACTTTTGCTTCAACAGTCCCGTCGTAGTAAAAGTTATGAATTCGCACGGTTGGATAGCGCTGACCAATACGATCGATTCGTCCAATGCGTTGCTCGACTCGCATTGGATTCCAGGGCATATCATAGTTGATCAAAACACCGCAAGTTTGTAAATTTAAACCTTCACTGGCAGATTCAGTACACAGAAGAATTTTAATCTCACCTTTGCGGAAGCGCTTCTTGATGTCCTCTTTCGGTACTATTGTCCATTCATTGTTGCGGTAAAGCTCTCCGCCTCGTCCAGAATAGCAAGCGAGTTGATTTCCAAAGCTAGAGCGCAAGAACTCGCGCAAATAGTCCATCGTGTCGGTGTATTGTGTGAAGACGATCGCGCTATCACGGGTGTTTAACTCTTGTCGCAGTTGAGTCAAAAATTGAGCGCACTTGGTGTCTTCGCCTGTGTTCTCAAACTGTTGGAGTAGGTCTTGTAAATATTCAATTTCTCGTGGATGGACTGGCTCGAAGAATGTTTTTAAGCCATCGATTACCGCATCTTCAGCTTCATCAAGTTCCAGCAAATCATCGGGAGTAAGGCTTGTTTGCTGTCCAGTTTGTAGGTCACTCAATCGACGGGAGAGCGATCGCTCGATCGCATAAAACGAGCTAGTGAGCCGTTTGCGATACAAAGTCATCAAAAAGCCTAATGCTTTGCGGTTTTCTTTCTGGGCTAGACGGTAGAAATGACGTACATAATCACTTACTGCCCGATACAGTTCAGCTTCGCGGGTCGATTCTAAAACCACCGCATTGTCCCACACCTCCCGCACTGGAACATCTTTTTCGAGAACGCCCAACTTGTAATACTGTCTGAGTGTATCGCGGGTGTGGCGAAACATGAGATCCTTGAGCGGGGTGTTGACTGTGAGAAATTGTCGAGAGGCGGTGATGAAGGCTTCCTCTTTAGTTTGATTTGGGGTAATGCGGATTCGTCCTTTTTGCCAGATATCTTCGAGCTTGTAGGCTAGGAGTCGATCGCTTTTTGTTAGATGTTGCTGCAATCGTGGACAGGGTTGACCGCCTTGAGTAAAGTAATCAGTAGACATCTGCTGCCAAAAGTTCAGGATGTGTGAATCGACTTCGCTGGCGATGTGTTTGAAGTAGTCGCAGAAGTTATCTGCATACTGCCAATGTCCTTTCAGTCCGAGTAGGTTGAGTAGATCAAAGACCTCGATCGGGTCAATCTGCATCGGGGTGGCTGAGAGTAGCAATAAAGCTTTAGTTCTATCCTTTAGCTTTTGCATCAACTCTAATAGTCGATTCGGGGTTTCCTTGCGATTCTGAGGCGATTTGCGACGAGCATGATGGGCTTCATCGAGAACCACCAAATCCCACGGTTCGGAGTCTAGAAGTTCTTGCATTCGTTCTTTGCGGCGCACGAGATGACTGGAAGCCAGAATCAAGTTCTGTGTGTTCCACGGATTTTCAGCGAGGGGAATGGACTGCTTGAATGGGTCTCGCAGTTCGCCTTGGGCTAAGCTCCAGAAGTGCAGATTGAATTTTTCACGCAGTTCGTCTTGCCATTGGGGTTGGACACTGGTGGGAGCGAGAACTAAAATGCGCTGTGCTTTTTTCGAGAGAATTAGATAACGCAGAATTAAGCCCGTCTCGATCGTTTTTCCTAGTCCAACTTCATCGGCAATCAATCCGTTGCGCGGAAACTCTTCGGCATAGCGACGGAGAATTTTGATTTGGTGAATCCAGGGCTGGATCGGAATTGTTTTGAGCGTGAAATCGAGGCAACCTGGATGCTCGTGTAGTGTTGCGAGTTTCTCGAACTGCTCGATTTCGTGCTGATAGTCTTCAAGTTGAGGGACTGTGGGCTGAATTTCCAGAGGGACTTCGGGTGCAATCTCTCTTTGATCAAACTCGATTTCTTGGCTCCAAGTAGGCTTATGTTTCGGAACATACTGCAACAGTCGCCGCTTTACGGCTTCTGGAACTTCAAACACTCGGACATTTGCGGTTTGATTGTTCCAGAGCTTCTCAAAGCGATCGCGCTCTAATTCCACCCGCTCTAAATCTCGTCCACCCTCCCAAGCCAGATAGACATGAAAAGATTCAACATTGGCATACCAGCCGCCGATCGATTCATTATTCGAGCCGCTAAAAGCTAGACGATCGCCGTTACTGTCAGTAATAATGCCAACTTTTTCATGGAATAGACGATTTGGATCAAGCTGTTCGCTGCTATTTTCAGGTAT
It encodes:
- a CDS encoding RRXRR domain-containing protein, with amino-acid sequence MQSVPVVDKNQRPLMPTTAQRAERWIKSGKATPFWKRGVFCVRLNVEPSSRFTQPIAVGIDPGSKREAFTVKSATRTYLNMQTHAVDWVKAAEEASTNMRRARRFRKTPCRKPRFNRKRGGIPPSTKARWQWKLRICHWLTKLFPVIAFVVEDIKAKTFKNGRKWNIMFSPLEVGKKWFYSELERIAILHTLQGHETAELRSQLGLKKSKQKLSDKFEAHCVDSWVLANWYTEGHDKPDNTQLIVIIPLRFHRRQLHRFQPGKGAIRSPYGGTISEGFKRGGIARHPKYGIVYIGGASKGRVSLHSLETGKRLTQNAKPSDTKFLSFNSWRFYVPAEQVGG
- a CDS encoding DUF1257 domain-containing protein, whose protein sequence is MSHFATISTQLNNRDALIEGLRALLTEKGIAAEVEVHDHPTALISDYDRRNQAQAEIIIRRQHLHTPQRQAQLDVGFRWNEQQDCFALVADAWDFNQNALGLAFLRTQRQKGTLSPIEHFREEVQFHHDEAVIQHNYPAHLWTREDVVLDDGSIETTLTQVVQISSETVGSAW
- a CDS encoding DUF2997 domain-containing protein: MTQIKIVRKRGQAMKVEVMGHQGASCTQLTKPLTQLGETEVELKPEYHEQPVQVNTDISIGGW
- a CDS encoding AAA family ATPase translates to MAFDVAQLKLYFNAKMSTIAIDTRTASEPDLILRSLVTEYAIPKNLQVLHWDASLGVSGLETLTPQYKGKQLTGVVAVPGVKIATNLHMVEAVLRYIESACQTQAKGESDQQSRPTLFVLRDLYRYIAARDSNPAFVRLSVRVFNLLKRSQNSLIILHDGLRTPPIFQDLVVDMQNPLPLATEAEAIFEHRLKALQRSAKAQSQSFEVNLSEDDRKRLIRALLGMTPEGIDDAIQLVAIKRKRLEAQSIDDILEIKKQQFAARGIQYAKAPDVPVKGMPVLQSWAITQAALLEPEAQESWNLPFPRGVLLVGYGGTGKTLGIKCLAKEWGLPILILDTSKLVQKELGASEENLRQTIAAAEAMAPSILFIDEMDKMFDGGTGSESDGGTTKRMFGYFLQWFQEHTSAVFVAATANRPGCFKPELLRRFSEVYHVPLPNLAARREIFQVQMQRYKLLSPNADLENPAVQALIEPLARHTDRYTGSEIHDIVFACAAQAYAQRRPGQVTIEDLHAQIERKPPRSLGDAEELAALDRWARNGQALCVAPEIEEQIESDRTVVWEEN
- a CDS encoding Ycf34 family protein, with the translated sequence MCICVNCQFVDRCIAYYQVETSHQKPHQNLSPDFQPRQPQIRVHRQPAQMEFDIVNCGSFQAQENLSNV
- a CDS encoding WGR domain-containing protein, coding for MTSDQFPDLSSAIASVHLICVDSRSNHNKFWQGYVLLDGTVFAKYGRVNYKGQTHSYVCGNIVEAQTKLQQIVRDKKAKGYMEAEVDRTPNQSINFEVLGKRAKSLKAQIHHLAIDAAIIHEQTSIRFNPEKGQYQTGLGAVTHQTVAHAQTALDRVLYAQESRNRQDLAQAVEAYLRLIPLPVGMSLNPTALIGNINQVETQRHVLETLKTGLDRIAEIRRQIQVELAAQVVEQTERSFWMNWGETEVAGIEIEFSDTRSDCVLWD
- a CDS encoding helix-turn-helix transcriptional regulator — its product is MLVSRRFMAYPMNLPVSASTFAEWLHFQRHKKGIRQKELAKALNISHKTVSAWETGYSIPKLNPEQTKILCEMLECSFEELAEAFAQSQAIERVAS
- a CDS encoding SNF2-related protein; translation: MMPRSLQNHQWKISYSSDENNPVADFYIPALECAVKYDRKAGFFNSAILSKVARGLGAMLDNAGQMRLIMGCQFSPTDLQAIQKGYELRSALSDRLTQDLQPPNNFAQLKHFEILSWLIQNHYLDIRIAVPLKSDGIPENSSEQLDPNRLFHEKVGIITDSNGDRLAFSGSNNESIGGWYANVESFHVYLAWEGGRDLERVELERDRFEKLWNNQTANVRVFEVPEAVKRRLLQYVPKHKPTWSQEIEFDQREIAPEVPLEIQPTVPQLEDYQHEIEQFEKLATLHEHPGCLDFTLKTIPIQPWIHQIKILRRYAEEFPRNGLIADEVGLGKTIETGLILRYLILSKKAQRILVLAPTSVQPQWQDELREKFNLHFWSLAQGELRDPFKQSIPLAENPWNTQNLILASSHLVRRKERMQELLDSEPWDLVVLDEAHHARRKSPQNRKETPNRLLELMQKLKDRTKALLLLSATPMQIDPIEVFDLLNLLGLKGHWQYADNFCDYFKHIASEVDSHILNFWQQMSTDYFTQGGQPCPRLQQHLTKSDRLLAYKLEDIWQKGRIRITPNQTKEEAFITASRQFLTVNTPLKDLMFRHTRDTLRQYYKLGVLEKDVPVREVWDNAVVLESTREAELYRAVSDYVRHFYRLAQKENRKALGFLMTLYRKRLTSSFYAIERSLSRRLSDLQTGQQTSLTPDDLLELDEAEDAVIDGLKTFFEPVHPREIEYLQDLLQQFENTGEDTKCAQFLTQLRQELNTRDSAIVFTQYTDTMDYLREFLRSSFGNQLACYSGRGGELYRNNEWTIVPKEDIKKRFRKGEIKILLCTESASEGLNLQTCGVLINYDMPWNPMRVEQRIGRIDRIGQRYPTVRIHNFYYDGTVEAKVYRKLRDRIDAFSTVVGKLQPILAKVPTFIERALNSADPEEEDVLLSEFETVLESPPLRPEIDEMVEMDVQADLLIMRQPMASAPMSIDEIKTLLTTSKLLQSQGFKFEQVSQDVWKLSDLHQHHLITFNPAKYDEQPSLRLMLSGDPLLENILNQVLPSINK